The DNA window CGTCCTGCTGCACGCGACGGGCGCGCTCGGCAGGCGCCGCAGCGACAGCCCGGTGCTTGCCTCGCCGACGACGCGCTGGTACGCCGACCACGCGACGTGGGTGTGGCCGCTCGTCGCCGTCCTGCTGGCGATCGTCGCCGCGCTCAGCGTCTGGTGGGTGTCCTCGCAGGTGCGCCTGCAGGGCAGCTCCCGCGTCGACCTCGCGCGGGACGGCGCGGGGTCGCTGAACGTGTCGGGGACGCACCTCGCGGAATGCGTCGAGCGCGACGCCGTCAACCAGGACGGCATCGACCACGCGCGGGCCCGGGTCAGCGCGACCGCCGAGGCCGTCGACGTGTGGCTGACCCTCTGGGTGGGTCCGCCGTACGACGTGGGACGGTCGGTGTCGCGGGTCGCGAACACCGTGCTGCCCAACCTCGCGACCGCGCTGGACGGGGTCGGCTCGCGGCCGATCCGCACCCACATCAACGTCGAGACCGCCGAGGCGGCCGTCTCGCGATTGGACTGAGATGATCGAGCGACCGCTGTCCCCCGCCCTGGCCAAGCCGGTCACGGCGTTGCCGGCCCAGGGCGACTACCTCTTCGAGCCGAAGTGGGACGGCTTCCGGGCCATCGTGCACAAGTCGGGCGCCGTCGCGATCGACAGCCGCACGGGTACCGACCTGACGCGGTACTTCCCCGAGCTGGCCAGCGCGCTCGAGGACAACCTGCCCGACGGGTGCGTGGTGGACGGCGAGATCGTCATCGAGCGCGGCGGACGGCTCGACTTCGACGCCTTGCAGGCGCGCCTGCACCCGGCCCAGTCGCGGATCGACCTGCTGGCCGGCGAGACGCCCGCCGAGCTCGTCATCTTCGACCTGCTCGCCCACGGCGGCGCCGCGATCCTGGACCGGCCGCTGCGGGAGCGTCGGGTGCTGCTGGACGAGGTGCTCGGCGACGTCCAGCCGCCGATCTGGCTCACCCCGTCGACCGGCGACCGGGACGCCGCGCAGACGTGGTTCACCGAGCTCGAGGGCGCCGGGCTCGACGGCCTGATCGCGAAGGACCTCGACGCGCCCTACCAGCCGGGGGTCCGCGCGTTCCTGAAGCTCAAGCACCGCCGCGACCTCGACGCCGTCGTGTGCGGGTTCCGGTGGCACAAGTCCGGGCAGGTCGTCGGGTCGTTGATGCTCGGCCTGTACGACGCCGCCGGGGCGCTGCAGTACGTGGGCGCCTGCTCGTCCTTCACCGCGAAGAAGCGCGCCGAGCTGGTCGATCTCCTGCAGCCCTACCGGTGCGAGCCGTCCGAGCACCCGTGGGCGGCGTGGGCGGAGCAGTCCGGCTCGGACGACCGGATGCCCGGCGGCCAGAGCCGGTGGAGCGCCGGGAAGGACCTGTCCTGGAATCCGGTGCGACCCGAGCTCGTCGTGGAGGTCGCCTACGACCAGTTCCAGGGCCCGCGGCTGCGGCACCTCGCCTCCTTCGTCCGGTGGCGCCCCGACCGCACCCCCGAGTCGTGCACCTTCGAGCAGGTGCCCACCATCGCGCCGTATCCCCTCGACCAGGTGCTCAGGTCCGGCGCCCCGGGCTGAGCGGATGACTGCGGTCACCTG is part of the Cumulibacter manganitolerans genome and encodes:
- a CDS encoding ATP-dependent DNA ligase, which translates into the protein MIERPLSPALAKPVTALPAQGDYLFEPKWDGFRAIVHKSGAVAIDSRTGTDLTRYFPELASALEDNLPDGCVVDGEIVIERGGRLDFDALQARLHPAQSRIDLLAGETPAELVIFDLLAHGGAAILDRPLRERRVLLDEVLGDVQPPIWLTPSTGDRDAAQTWFTELEGAGLDGLIAKDLDAPYQPGVRAFLKLKHRRDLDAVVCGFRWHKSGQVVGSLMLGLYDAAGALQYVGACSSFTAKKRAELVDLLQPYRCEPSEHPWAAWAEQSGSDDRMPGGQSRWSAGKDLSWNPVRPELVVEVAYDQFQGPRLRHLASFVRWRPDRTPESCTFEQVPTIAPYPLDQVLRSGAPG
- a CDS encoding Asp23/Gls24 family envelope stress response protein, with product MRDERVDRIDRAVLYVLGAIAALAGIGVLLHATGALGRRRSDSPVLASPTTRWYADHATWVWPLVAVLLAIVAALSVWWVSSQVRLQGSSRVDLARDGAGSLNVSGTHLAECVERDAVNQDGIDHARARVSATAEAVDVWLTLWVGPPYDVGRSVSRVANTVLPNLATALDGVGSRPIRTHINVETAEAAVSRLD